From the Oceanotoga teriensis genome, the window ATGGAGATAAACCGAATGAAGCCCTAAAAAAAGATGCTTCAATACTAAAAATGAATACAAAATATATAGATATATATAAAAAAGAAAATCAAACAAAGAAATTTGGTAGGATAAATATAATGGGAACAAAAGAAAATATAGAAAAATCATTAAAAAAAATTGATAAAGAAATTTTAAAAAATTATTATACAGTTTGGAATATAGAATCTAGTTTTGAAATATTAAACAAAAAAGCTAACAAAGCAAATGCTTTAAAAATTTTGGCAAAATATTTAAAAATAGAAAAAGAAGAAATAATGGCAATAGGTGACAATAACAATGATAAAGAAATGCTTGAATATGTAGAAAATTCTGTTGCAATGGGAAATTCAAATCAAAAAATAAAAAAAATATGTAAATATACGACAAAAACAAATGATCAAGATGGAGTTGCTCACGCAATAAATAAATGGGCATTATAGTATACTTCTCAATATATAGCATATGATCAAAATGGAGGCTTTGCCTCCATTTATCATTTATAAAGGTAAAGTAAAATAACTATCATATATAAAACAATTAAAATTCAAATCCCAATCAAAAATTAAAAGGTTAGAATTTATATCCTTAAAAGAAA encodes:
- a CDS encoding Cof-type HAD-IIB family hydrolase, which gives rise to MIKLIALDLDGTLLNSQGKITEKTIQTIKKAQNMNKIITLSSGRTKKGLEEYIKILKLNNTNSFIIANTGSYIYELNTNQIIHMATIDINIAKNIYEKTKTENIQICMYDEETLYYYGDKPNEALKKDASILKMNTKYIDIYKKENQTKKFGRINIMGTKENIEKSLKKIDKEILKNYYTVWNIESSFEILNKKANKANALKILAKYLKIEKEEIMAIGDNNNDKEMLEYVENSVAMGNSNQKIKKICKYTTKTNDQDGVAHAINKWAL